The proteins below are encoded in one region of Pelagibacterium flavum:
- a CDS encoding ASCH domain-containing protein, with translation MLIKLEVLEKIKAGEITLQFRRWRRRTVKPGGTLKTKVGVLQIGTITPIRAEDVTDADARRAGFRDVAEFLKWLDTMKPGELDRIEVGYKGE, from the coding sequence ATGCTGATCAAGCTCGAAGTGCTCGAGAAGATAAAGGCGGGAGAAATCACACTCCAGTTCCGCCGCTGGCGGCGGCGGACGGTCAAGCCCGGTGGCACGCTCAAGACTAAGGTTGGCGTCTTGCAGATCGGTACTATCACCCCGATCAGGGCCGAAGATGTTACCGATGCGGATGCCCGTCGTGCCGGCTTTCGGGACGTTGCCGAATTCCTGAAATGGCTCGACACCATGAAGCCGGGGGAATTGGATCGGATCGAGGTCGGGTATAAGGGAGAATAG
- a CDS encoding GNAT family N-acetyltransferase has protein sequence MSALSVAAGEAPESGSARASFTVYQRIEDVADSWKGLEKNHCLLASQKYGLVSAWIEAGAIGTADCAFIIISLAGEPVVLLPLMRKRVYGLRVATWFTGDHLGSYAPLVDLDRWQTVPVAERVRLWRQAFSALANCDLVHLPDVPVSLAQSSGLSAALGSRMLADCVHVARYGDWASCDAERRDKRRRKVDRQQGSKLAGQGEVGFEVVKAGAEAAAIIDTMFAHRAERFKVQGIRDPFRDAPIKAFYKRAMHSAGGLLHVLRLDGEVIAVRYNIEAGGGLYSLITSMHPSPDLQSGSPGKQNLLRAMQASFEGGYRFIDMGKGDSDEKRLWCNEKQSLTAFAHALTPVGRVAAASLAVGERAKGAVKNHPGLFDMYRKLRSRLGRLG, from the coding sequence ATGTCGGCACTTTCTGTCGCGGCGGGCGAGGCGCCGGAATCTGGCTCGGCGCGCGCATCTTTCACCGTGTACCAGCGCATTGAAGACGTGGCCGACAGTTGGAAGGGGCTGGAAAAGAACCATTGCCTTCTGGCGTCGCAGAAATATGGCCTGGTCAGCGCATGGATAGAGGCTGGCGCGATTGGGACTGCCGATTGTGCGTTCATCATCATCTCGCTGGCCGGAGAACCGGTGGTTTTGCTGCCGTTGATGCGAAAGCGGGTCTATGGGTTACGCGTGGCGACGTGGTTTACCGGCGACCATTTGGGATCATACGCGCCCCTTGTCGATCTGGATCGGTGGCAAACCGTTCCGGTGGCAGAACGGGTTCGGCTGTGGCGGCAGGCATTTTCGGCACTTGCCAATTGCGATCTTGTCCATTTGCCTGATGTGCCTGTGTCGCTCGCCCAATCGAGCGGATTGAGCGCGGCGCTCGGTAGCCGGATGCTTGCCGATTGCGTCCACGTTGCGCGCTATGGCGATTGGGCGTCCTGCGATGCCGAGCGCCGCGACAAGCGTCGCCGCAAGGTCGATCGCCAGCAGGGCAGCAAGCTGGCAGGGCAGGGAGAAGTTGGCTTTGAAGTCGTTAAAGCCGGTGCGGAGGCGGCGGCGATCATCGATACGATGTTCGCCCACAGGGCCGAGCGGTTCAAGGTGCAGGGCATCCGCGATCCGTTCCGTGACGCGCCGATCAAGGCATTCTACAAGCGCGCCATGCACAGCGCCGGCGGCCTGCTGCACGTGTTGCGGCTCGACGGTGAAGTGATCGCCGTTCGCTACAATATCGAAGCGGGTGGCGGGCTCTATTCGCTCATCACCTCAATGCACCCGAGTCCGGATTTGCAGTCTGGGTCGCCGGGCAAACAGAACCTTTTGCGCGCCATGCAGGCCAGTTTTGAGGGAGGCTATCGGTTCATCGACATGGGCAAGGGCGACAGCGACGAGAAACGCCTCTGGTGCAACGAAAAGCAAAGCCTAACGGCGTTTGCGCACGCACTGACTCCGGTTGGTCGCGTTGCGGCGGCAAGCCTGGCGGTTGGCGAAAGGGCCAAGGGCGCGGTCAAGAATCACCCGGGGCTTTTCGATATGTATCGCAAGCTGCGCAGCCGGCTGGGTCGTTTGGGCTGA
- a CDS encoding DUF3088 domain-containing protein, protein MTRDKLFLLRPDFEDPAYPGKRFYCWHCALLEGVLASFPALANKLDVERVEWARPRHPVIAVVGEARQSLPLLVLADGETFDGLTFINDKDQILGALSERHGFPHPHP, encoded by the coding sequence ATGACCCGAGACAAGCTTTTTCTCCTCCGTCCGGACTTTGAGGACCCTGCCTATCCTGGCAAGCGGTTCTATTGTTGGCATTGCGCCCTGCTCGAAGGCGTGCTCGCATCGTTTCCCGCACTGGCAAACAAGCTCGATGTCGAGCGCGTCGAATGGGCCAGACCGCGCCACCCGGTGATTGCAGTGGTCGGCGAGGCGCGCCAGTCCCTGCCACTTCTCGTGCTGGCCGATGGCGAAACATTCGATGGCCTGACTTTCATAAACGACAAGGACCAGATCCTGGGCGCCTTGTCCGAGCGCCACGGCTTTCCCCATCCGCATCCCTGA
- the sfsA gene encoding DNA/RNA nuclease SfsA → MHFPSPLVRGMLIRRYKRFLADVTLETGEILTAHCANPGAMTGLAMPGLPVWLSKSDDPKRKLAYSLELVELPTGIVGINTAHPNRIVGEALRARSIPELGAYDGIRPEVKYAEKSRVDFLLTAEGLPDCYLEVKNVHLVRAAGLAEFPDSVTTRGARHLADLARMVDEGHRAVMLYLVQRGDCTQFTLAADIDRAYAAAFRDARSAGVEALCHATDITSEAITLGDPLPIRE, encoded by the coding sequence ATGCATTTTCCCTCTCCCCTCGTTCGCGGCATGCTCATAAGGCGTTACAAGCGCTTTCTGGCAGATGTGACTCTGGAAACTGGAGAAATTCTCACTGCACATTGTGCAAATCCCGGCGCAATGACGGGGCTGGCCATGCCGGGCCTGCCCGTCTGGCTTTCGAAATCGGACGATCCCAAACGCAAGCTCGCCTATTCCCTCGAACTGGTCGAACTGCCCACCGGCATCGTGGGCATCAATACTGCCCATCCCAACCGCATCGTTGGCGAAGCGCTGCGCGCCCGCTCCATTCCTGAACTGGGCGCTTATGACGGCATCCGGCCCGAGGTCAAATATGCCGAAAAAAGCCGTGTCGATTTCCTTCTGACCGCCGAAGGGCTGCCCGACTGCTATCTCGAGGTTAAAAACGTGCATCTGGTGCGCGCTGCCGGGCTGGCTGAATTTCCTGATTCGGTGACCACGCGCGGCGCCCGTCATCTGGCTGATCTGGCCCGCATGGTTGACGAGGGCCACCGGGCAGTGATGCTCTATCTCGTCCAGCGCGGCGACTGCACCCAGTTCACCCTCGCCGCCGATATCGACAGGGCCTATGCGGCGGCGTTCCGCGATGCGCGCTCGGCCGGGGTTGAGGCTCTGTGCCACGCAACCGACATAACATCTGAAGCGATCACCCTCGGGGACCCTCTTCCCATACGCGAGTGA
- a CDS encoding cytochrome c biogenesis CcdA family protein: protein MFGFELPVVFGAGILSFLSPCVLPLVPAYLTYMSGATFERLREEGVAGGRLYGRTLVTALAFVLGFSLIFIAFGATATFFGQALRRALPILMPLAGIVIILMGLHFLGVFRISWLYRQFKLEGPKMASGPLGGFLLGLAFAIGWTPCIGPILAAILTVAANQQTAWEGAALLAVYSAGLGVPFILAALALGPFLSFFDGFKKHLGTVEKVMGGLLVIVGILFLSGNFTRLAFWMQANFEVLNQFG from the coding sequence ATGTTCGGATTTGAGTTGCCGGTGGTGTTTGGTGCCGGGATTTTGAGTTTTCTCAGCCCCTGCGTGCTGCCGCTGGTGCCCGCCTACCTCACCTACATGTCTGGAGCGACCTTCGAGCGGTTGCGCGAGGAGGGCGTGGCGGGTGGCAGGCTTTATGGCCGGACGCTGGTGACGGCGCTGGCATTCGTGCTGGGCTTTTCGCTGATCTTCATAGCGTTCGGTGCTACGGCGACGTTTTTCGGGCAGGCTTTGCGCCGGGCGCTTCCGATCCTGATGCCGCTTGCGGGCATCGTCATCATCTTGATGGGCTTGCACTTTCTCGGCGTTTTCCGGATTTCGTGGCTCTACCGGCAGTTCAAGCTCGAAGGTCCGAAAATGGCCAGCGGGCCGCTGGGCGGATTTCTGCTCGGATTGGCATTCGCTATCGGGTGGACTCCGTGTATCGGGCCCATTCTTGCGGCCATCCTGACTGTCGCTGCAAACCAGCAGACAGCCTGGGAAGGCGCGGCGCTGCTTGCGGTCTATTCTGCGGGACTGGGGGTGCCGTTCATCCTTGCAGCTCTGGCGCTGGGGCCATTCCTGTCATTCTTCGACGGGTTCAAAAAACACCTCGGAACGGTCGAGAAGGTGATGGGGGGCCTGCTGGTCATTGTCGGAATTCTCTTTCTTTCCGGCAATTTTACCCGTCTGGCGTTCTGGATGCAGGCCAATTTTGAAGTGCTGAATCAGTTCGGCTAA
- a CDS encoding TRAP transporter permease, giving the protein MSQDKSVPENDAGPMIAQGTDEEPLATNQRSLAGRIGLAVTVMAIAYTVFHIYVMNISPLEPWTYRMVHVTGGLFIGFLTYSALTLNPDAPITARSHSPIEWGLIAIAAAGTLYGAVMVAYAWAGRWFGFAPLPDAFVFGSYGLPLLIGTVASVAAGWLFSDRNRERVHPADWLLGIAALAMFGYIIFNVGALRLRAGTGMAQTADFYAALVGVILILELTRRVAGLALVIIAGVFIAYSFVGPWLPGFLTHRGYTAERFFTYIFTDQGILGDPIAVSSTYIILFIVFAAFLQASRVGDYFVNFAFAAAGNLRGGPAKVAVFASGLMGMINGTSAGNVVATGSLTIPLMKKVGYPAKSAAAIEATASSGGQILPPIMGAGAFIMAEVTGIPYTEIVIAAIIPALLYFVSVYFMIDLQATKLGMKGLPKSELPKFKVLAKQAFLFLPIIILIYTLFAGYSVIRAGTVAMASAAVVSWLTPYRMGPTAVLKALELGAKMSIQLVAVCAAAGIIVGVIALTGVGARFSSLLLGIAEQNQLIALFFAMCISIILGMGMPTTAAYAVAAAVVAPGLIQLGIPVLVAHFFVFYYAVMSAITPPVALAAYAGAGLSGSDPMKTSVEAFKIGLAAFIVPFMFFYSHELLMQGEWIDIARVVATALLGMYLLSAAVQGYYFGTIGVILRIVLLVAALSMIEGTWYTDLFGLAVAVGLFFYQKRLVTPRTLAKGAD; this is encoded by the coding sequence ATGTCTCAGGACAAGTCCGTACCGGAAAATGATGCCGGTCCGATGATCGCACAGGGGACCGACGAGGAGCCCCTCGCCACCAACCAGCGCAGCCTTGCGGGCAGGATCGGCCTGGCCGTGACGGTGATGGCCATCGCCTATACGGTCTTTCATATCTATGTGATGAACATTTCGCCGCTTGAGCCATGGACCTACCGCATGGTCCACGTGACCGGCGGCCTGTTCATCGGCTTTTTGACCTATTCGGCCCTGACCCTCAATCCCGACGCGCCCATCACGGCCCGCAGCCACAGCCCCATCGAATGGGGACTGATCGCCATCGCCGCGGCCGGCACCCTCTATGGGGCCGTCATGGTCGCCTATGCCTGGGCGGGCCGGTGGTTCGGTTTTGCGCCCCTGCCCGACGCCTTCGTGTTCGGCTCCTACGGCCTGCCGCTTCTGATCGGCACGGTTGCCTCCGTCGCCGCGGGCTGGTTGTTTTCGGACCGCAACCGCGAGCGTGTTCATCCGGCCGACTGGCTGCTGGGCATCGCCGCGCTCGCCATGTTCGGCTACATCATATTTAACGTCGGCGCCCTGCGCCTTCGCGCCGGCACGGGCATGGCCCAGACCGCCGATTTCTATGCGGCGCTCGTCGGGGTGATCCTGATCCTCGAGTTGACCCGTCGGGTAGCCGGACTGGCTCTGGTCATCATCGCGGGCGTTTTCATCGCCTATTCCTTCGTCGGCCCCTGGCTGCCCGGGTTCCTGACCCATCGCGGCTACACGGCCGAGCGGTTCTTCACCTACATCTTCACCGACCAGGGCATTCTGGGTGATCCGATCGCGGTCTCTTCGACCTACATCATCCTGTTCATCGTCTTCGCCGCCTTTCTGCAGGCCTCCCGCGTCGGCGATTATTTCGTCAACTTCGCCTTTGCTGCAGCGGGCAATCTGCGCGGCGGCCCGGCCAAAGTGGCTGTGTTCGCATCCGGTCTTATGGGCATGATCAACGGCACCTCGGCGGGTAACGTCGTGGCGACCGGTTCGCTCACCATCCCGCTGATGAAAAAGGTCGGCTATCCGGCAAAGAGCGCAGCGGCGATTGAAGCGACGGCTTCCTCGGGCGGCCAGATCCTGCCCCCGATCATGGGCGCCGGCGCCTTCATCATGGCCGAAGTGACCGGCATTCCCTACACCGAGATCGTCATCGCCGCGATCATCCCGGCCTTGCTCTATTTCGTGTCGGTCTATTTCATGATCGATCTGCAGGCCACAAAGCTGGGCATGAAAGGGCTGCCCAAGTCCGAACTGCCAAAGTTCAAGGTGTTGGCCAAACAGGCCTTTCTGTTCCTGCCCATCATCATCCTGATCTATACGCTGTTCGCCGGCTATTCGGTGATCCGCGCGGGTACTGTGGCCATGGCCTCGGCAGCTGTCGTCTCCTGGCTCACGCCCTATCGCATGGGGCCAACCGCGGTCCTCAAGGCGCTAGAATTGGGCGCCAAGATGAGCATCCAGCTCGTCGCCGTGTGTGCCGCCGCCGGTATCATCGTCGGCGTGATTGCATTGACTGGCGTGGGGGCGCGTTTCTCCTCGCTCCTGCTCGGCATCGCCGAACAGAACCAGCTGATCGCGCTGTTCTTTGCCATGTGCATCTCGATCATCCTCGGCATGGGCATGCCCACCACCGCCGCCTACGCCGTGGCCGCCGCCGTGGTTGCGCCGGGCCTCATCCAGCTTGGAATTCCGGTCCTCGTCGCCCACTTCTTCGTCTTCTACTACGCCGTGATGTCGGCGATCACCCCACCCGTGGCACTGGCCGCGTATGCGGGTGCGGGGCTATCGGGCTCCGATCCCATGAAGACCTCGGTGGAAGCGTTCAAGATCGGGCTGGCTGCCTTTATCGTGCCGTTCATGTTCTTTTACAGCCATGAACTGCTCATGCAGGGGGAATGGATCGACATCGCTCGCGTCGTGGCAACTGCGTTGCTGGGCATGTATCTGCTCTCGGCTGCGGTGCAAGGGTACTATTTTGGCACCATCGGCGTCATCTTGCGCATCGTCCTGCTTGTCGCCGCGCTCTCGATGATCGAAGGCACGTGGTACACCGACCTGTTCGGCCTCGCCGTCGCGGTCGGCCTGTTTTTTTACCAGAAACGCCTCGTCACCCCCCGGACATTGGCCAAGGGCGCAGATTGA
- a CDS encoding MerR family transcriptional regulator, whose translation MARYTVKQVAQMARISIRALHHYDQIGLLKPAHIGENGYRYYGREQLLRLQQILIHRALDIPLAEIGAILDDPEFDRLPALENQRKKVAEQADRLAAMLRTIDRTIAELKGDRAMRDADLYSGIIDPQKQAEYEAWLEEKYGPEIRPEIEASRRKTELLSDDDREAMMDELRSIEEDMAEGLRKGIPAQSHALNPVIARHWNWVQASWGRSAPVLAYAGLADVYLGHPDFVARYESIETGFAEYLASAMKSWAARQG comes from the coding sequence ATGGCACGATATACAGTCAAGCAGGTGGCGCAAATGGCCCGGATTTCGATCCGCGCGCTGCACCATTACGACCAGATCGGCCTGCTCAAACCCGCCCATATCGGCGAGAACGGCTACCGTTATTACGGCCGCGAACAACTGCTGCGCCTGCAGCAGATCCTGATCCATCGGGCGTTGGATATTCCCCTTGCCGAGATCGGGGCCATCCTCGACGATCCGGAATTCGATCGTCTCCCGGCGCTGGAAAATCAGCGCAAAAAAGTGGCTGAACAGGCAGATCGGCTCGCCGCCATGCTCAGGACGATCGACCGCACGATCGCCGAACTCAAAGGAGATCGCGCCATGAGAGACGCCGATTTGTATTCGGGGATCATCGATCCTCAAAAGCAGGCCGAGTATGAAGCTTGGCTCGAAGAAAAATACGGGCCTGAAATCAGACCTGAAATCGAGGCTTCGCGCCGGAAGACGGAACTGCTTTCGGACGACGACCGCGAGGCTATGATGGATGAATTGCGGTCCATCGAAGAGGATATGGCCGAAGGGCTGCGCAAGGGTATTCCGGCGCAATCGCATGCTCTTAACCCTGTAATCGCCCGTCACTGGAATTGGGTGCAGGCCAGTTGGGGCCGCTCGGCACCGGTTTTGGCCTATGCCGGGCTTGCCGATGTTTATCTTGGGCACCCCGATTTTGTCGCGCGCTACGAGAGTATCGAAACCGGGTTTGCCGAATATCTTGCCTCGGCAATGAAAAGCTGGGCGGCGCGGCAGGGATGA
- the radC gene encoding RadC family protein: MTSKLGASDTNGLAEAAPDYHGHRDRLRDRFTKGGASALQDYELLELLLFRILPRRDTKPIAKAMLKRFGSFSEAIGAPRHLLEEIDGLGPTAITDLKVILAAAQRIGKDAVHDRPILGSWTEVIDYCKASMSYETVEQFRILFLDKKNKLIADEVQQVGTVDHTPVYPREVIKRTLELSATALILVHNHPSGDPAPSSADVQMTRQIADIAKPLGITVHDHIIVGKSTHTSLRGMKLF, translated from the coding sequence ATGACGTCGAAACTGGGGGCAAGCGACACGAATGGATTGGCGGAAGCGGCACCCGATTATCACGGGCATCGCGACAGGCTGCGCGACCGTTTTACCAAGGGCGGCGCATCGGCGCTGCAGGATTATGAACTGCTCGAACTTCTGCTGTTCCGCATCCTGCCACGCCGCGACACCAAGCCCATTGCCAAGGCCATGCTCAAGCGTTTCGGCAGCTTTTCCGAGGCTATCGGGGCTCCCCGGCATCTGCTCGAGGAGATCGACGGGCTCGGCCCCACGGCAATCACTGACCTCAAGGTCATCCTTGCCGCCGCCCAACGCATCGGCAAGGATGCCGTTCACGATCGCCCGATCCTGGGCTCGTGGACCGAGGTTATCGATTACTGCAAGGCCTCGATGTCCTACGAGACCGTCGAGCAGTTCCGCATTCTATTTCTCGATAAAAAGAACAAGCTGATCGCCGACGAGGTGCAGCAGGTTGGAACCGTGGACCACACGCCGGTCTATCCCCGCGAAGTCATCAAACGCACGCTGGAACTTTCGGCAACCGCGCTGATCCTCGTCCACAATCACCCGTCCGGCGACCCTGCACCGTCATCGGCAGACGTTCAGATGACCCGCCAGATCGCCGATATCGCCAAGCCACTCGGCATCACGGTTCACGACCACATCATCGTTGGCAAATCGACCCACACATCGCTGCGTGGCATGAAGTTGTTCTAG
- a CDS encoding DMT family transporter, whose product MRIIVLTIIAMLAFAANSVLARLALSDGAIDAASYTGIRLIAGAVLLYGLLMWGPHTGAARRIGGSWPGAAALFGYAIFFSVAYLMLGAGLGALILFTSVQMSMLGWAVFRGDRPGAIEWIGIGLAVASLAYLVSPGLAAPHPLGTVLMALAGMSWAAYSLIGRGSKSPLADTTGNFVRCLPIAVVLVGLGLVTAPVTQHGAAYAIASGAFASGLGYAVWYLALPSLSRVQASTVQLTVPAIAAAGGVFIIGEPITLRLTLASIGILGGVALALLAAERRKR is encoded by the coding sequence ATGCGCATCATCGTCCTGACGATCATCGCCATGCTGGCCTTTGCGGCAAACTCCGTTCTCGCGCGCCTGGCGCTGTCAGACGGCGCAATCGATGCGGCAAGCTATACGGGCATCCGGCTGATCGCCGGGGCCGTGCTGCTTTATGGACTGCTGATGTGGGGTCCGCACACAGGCGCTGCCCGCAGGATCGGCGGAAGCTGGCCAGGCGCTGCGGCGCTTTTTGGCTACGCAATCTTCTTTTCGGTTGCCTATCTGATGCTCGGAGCCGGACTGGGTGCGCTGATCCTGTTCACCAGCGTGCAGATGAGCATGCTCGGGTGGGCAGTATTCAGAGGCGACCGCCCGGGCGCAATCGAATGGATCGGGATAGGGCTGGCAGTTGCCTCGCTCGCATATCTCGTCTCGCCGGGCCTTGCAGCGCCCCATCCACTCGGCACTGTGCTAATGGCATTGGCCGGAATGTCATGGGCCGCCTATTCACTGATTGGACGAGGATCGAAGTCACCGTTGGCTGATACAACAGGCAATTTCGTGCGATGCCTGCCCATCGCCGTCGTTCTGGTTGGTTTGGGACTCGTAACAGCCCCGGTCACCCAACATGGTGCGGCCTATGCTATTGCCTCGGGAGCGTTCGCTTCGGGACTTGGCTATGCCGTTTGGTATCTGGCCCTGCCCTCGCTGTCGCGGGTTCAGGCCTCGACAGTACAACTGACGGTTCCCGCAATTGCTGCCGCCGGTGGCGTATTCATTATTGGCGAGCCAATTACGCTGCGGCTCACGCTCGCCTCGATCGGCATTCTCGGAGGCGTGGCCCTTGCGCTTTTGGCCGCCGAACGTCGCAAGCGGTGA
- a CDS encoding EF-hand domain-containing protein, which yields MSKTVLSLAALIGLSATGGAFAQALDFNALDANTDGVVSMEELQVAIPDLTPESFAMLDTDTDGSLSAEEFAALMPATEAPANTMEAPAAQ from the coding sequence ATGAGCAAGACCGTTCTTTCCCTCGCCGCGCTTATTGGCCTCTCCGCTACCGGTGGCGCTTTCGCCCAGGCCCTTGATTTCAACGCGCTCGATGCCAACACGGATGGTGTCGTCAGCATGGAAGAGTTGCAGGTGGCGATCCCCGACCTTACGCCAGAGAGCTTTGCCATGCTCGACACCGACACCGACGGCTCGCTGTCGGCCGAAGAATTCGCTGCCCTTATGCCGGCGACCGAAGCCCCCGCCAACACCATGGAAGCGCCTGCCGCCCAATAG
- the gpt gene encoding xanthine phosphoribosyltransferase: protein MNPQNKSFPVSWDQFHRDSRALAWRLTSEGPFHSIVAITRGGLVPAAIIARELNIRVIESVSVKSYDHQSQGKITVLKAINSDLIAADASGQKLLIIDDLVDTGATARAVRDMLPNAHFATVYAKPQGREMVDTFITEVSQDTWIFFPWDLDFTYAAPIAGGTD, encoded by the coding sequence ATGAACCCGCAGAACAAGTCTTTCCCGGTTTCCTGGGATCAGTTTCACCGCGATTCCCGCGCGCTTGCCTGGCGTCTGACCAGTGAGGGCCCATTCCATTCGATCGTTGCGATCACGCGTGGCGGGCTGGTACCCGCTGCAATCATTGCGCGCGAACTCAATATCCGGGTGATCGAGAGCGTCTCGGTCAAATCCTACGATCACCAGAGCCAGGGCAAGATCACGGTGCTCAAGGCGATCAATTCCGATCTGATCGCCGCCGATGCGTCGGGCCAGAAGCTGCTGATCATCGACGATCTTGTCGATACGGGCGCCACGGCTCGCGCGGTGCGCGATATGCTGCCCAACGCTCATTTCGCGACGGTCTACGCCAAGCCTCAGGGCCGCGAAATGGTCGATACCTTCATTACCGAGGTCAGTCAGGACACCTGGATATTCTTTCCATGGGATCTGGACTTCACCTATGCCGCGCCTATCGCGGGTGGCACCGACTGA
- a CDS encoding competence/damage-inducible protein A, translated as MSSSVVTAGLVVIGDEILSGRTKDVNIATTAQFCTDLAIELREVRIVSDDTDAIIEAVNALRARCTYVFTTGGIGPTHDDITADAIAKAFGVDLPINEEARAMLEARWAETGTPATPARLRMARIPVGADLIVNAVSAAPGFRIGNVHVMAGVPKIMQAMLESIAPTLEGGRKVESRTVPAAVGEGAVGDPLGEIQSRYDDVKIGSYPQMGNTHVMTYLVLRSHDIERLEQATAEVQVLVDRLHAEKNIVLPKEPYV; from the coding sequence ATGTCCTCATCTGTCGTTACAGCCGGTCTTGTCGTCATCGGAGATGAAATCCTCTCGGGACGGACAAAGGACGTCAACATCGCCACGACAGCGCAGTTCTGTACCGATCTGGCGATTGAGTTGCGCGAAGTGCGGATCGTTTCCGACGATACCGATGCGATCATCGAAGCGGTGAACGCATTGCGCGCCCGCTGCACATATGTGTTTACGACAGGCGGGATCGGGCCGACCCATGACGATATAACAGCCGATGCCATAGCAAAGGCCTTCGGTGTGGATCTGCCGATCAACGAGGAAGCGCGGGCCATGCTCGAGGCGCGATGGGCCGAGACCGGCACGCCGGCGACGCCGGCCCGGTTGCGCATGGCGCGCATTCCGGTTGGAGCCGATCTGATCGTCAACGCCGTTTCGGCAGCGCCGGGATTTCGCATCGGGAATGTCCACGTCATGGCGGGGGTGCCCAAGATCATGCAGGCCATGCTTGAATCCATCGCGCCGACGCTGGAGGGCGGGCGCAAGGTGGAAAGCCGGACAGTGCCAGCCGCCGTGGGAGAGGGCGCCGTTGGCGATCCCCTGGGCGAAATCCAGTCGCGCTATGACGACGTCAAGATCGGATCCTACCCGCAGATGGGGAATACCCACGTGATGACCTATCTCGTATTGCGCAGTCACGATATTGAACGGCTCGAACAGGCGACAGCGGAAGTGCAGGTGCTGGTCGACCGTCTGCACGCTGAAAAGAACATCGTTTTGCCCAAGGAACCTTACGTATGA
- the map gene encoding type I methionyl aminopeptidase, producing MTTYVEAAAKKKRMPGVIPLHGEEGFAGMRKAGALTAEVLDLLVPMVEPGVPTAKLDRFVYEFARDNGATPATLNYRGYRYSTCTSINHVVCHGMPSEKPLREGDIVNIDVTLIVDGWHGDSSRMYPVGEISRKAERLIEITYESLRLGIEAARPGNTTGDIGAAIQRYAEGERASVVRDFVGHGLGRLFHDEPNIMHFGNPGTGVEIKPGMIFTIEPMINLGRPQVKILNDGWTAVTRDRTLSAQCEHSIGITDTGNEIFTLSPRGLFNPLEARNSP from the coding sequence ATGACCACCTACGTCGAAGCGGCGGCCAAGAAGAAACGCATGCCCGGTGTCATCCCGCTGCACGGCGAGGAAGGCTTCGCCGGCATGCGCAAGGCCGGCGCGCTGACCGCCGAAGTGCTCGACCTGCTTGTTCCCATGGTCGAACCCGGCGTGCCCACCGCTAAACTCGACCGCTTCGTTTATGAATTTGCCCGCGACAATGGCGCGACCCCGGCAACGCTCAATTATCGCGGCTACCGCTATTCCACCTGCACCTCGATCAACCATGTGGTCTGCCACGGGATGCCGAGCGAAAAACCGCTGCGCGAAGGCGATATCGTCAATATCGACGTCACCCTGATCGTCGATGGCTGGCATGGTGATTCGAGCCGCATGTATCCGGTGGGCGAGATTTCACGCAAGGCCGAGCGGCTCATCGAAATCACCTATGAAAGCCTGCGGCTGGGCATTGAGGCGGCAAGGCCCGGTAACACCACCGGTGACATCGGTGCCGCTATCCAGCGTTATGCCGAAGGCGAACGCGCCAGCGTTGTGCGAGATTTTGTCGGCCACGGGCTCGGCCGCCTGTTCCACGACGAGCCCAACATCATGCATTTCGGCAATCCGGGCACCGGCGTTGAGATCAAGCCGGGGATGATTTTCACGATCGAGCCGATGATCAATCTCGGGCGACCACAGGTCAAAATCCTCAATGATGGCTGGACGGCCGTCACCCGCGACAGAACCCTTTCGGCCCAGTGCGAGCACTCGATCGGCATCACCGATACCGGAAATGAGATTTTCACGCTCTCGCCGCGCGGTTTGTTCAATCCTCTGGAGGCCCGCAACAGTCCATGA
- a CDS encoding DUF6481 family protein, translated as MNFKLPDHADRRKASADAKRALLEKIKAQKSGNSASDKKNAK; from the coding sequence ATGAACTTCAAACTTCCAGACCATGCCGACCGCCGCAAAGCGTCGGCCGACGCCAAGCGGGCCCTGCTGGAAAAAATCAAGGCCCAGAAAAGCGGCAACAGCGCTTCCGACAAAAAGAACGCTAAATAG